The window ctgttcctcctctggtGGTTATGGTTCTGAGAACTAATAGCTTTATTGACAAATTTACACCAGcaaaaccaaaaccacacaTGCTACTGGTGGTAGTTCTGAAAGCACATCATCACTCTTGTAAAGACATCAGCATGTgggtggtgtgtaagtgtgagaaaCCCTGAGAAAAAGACATGACACTGTCATATTGGGTCTGCAGAATCATTAAGAACTTGACTGTTTTACTGAAGACCACTGCATCAGATAAATGACAGACAATGATAAAGGACAAGGCACTGATTCCTTCCTCATCTcaagtgcgtgtctgtgtatgtatgtgtgtgtgtgtctgtttgcctgcatggaagtttgtctgtgtgtgaatatgtgactgtttgtctgcatgtaagtctgtttgtgtgtgtgggagtgtgaatatgtgactgtttgtctgcatgtaagtctgtgtgcatgtgtgtttgtgtgtgtgagagagaaagagtgcacgcgtgtgtgtatgtgtgtctgtgtgtgagagagagaaagactgtgtacttggtgtgtgtggtgtgtgtgtgtgtgtgtgtgtttgtgagcgtgcgTGACCTTCTGTGCAAGGCCACAGCAGTTTGAGGAAGTAGCTTTAAGGCTGCAACGCCTGTACTGTGGcagattttttcattttttaagttCACAAGGGAACATGCAGATCTATGTTCAACCACAACCAACCGAGCAGGGTTTTCTAAAGACTGTACCAGTAATATTAGATGCTTGAGAATTTGATGGtgtgtgaaaagagaaggaCACATGAAAGAGTTCAGGTTAACTGTGCTTGACAATAAACAAGACAGTGAATGCATGACATTATCCGAATTATTAGAATATGACAAAAAAGAATGATATAGTTGGTATGATATCTCCTAAATAATACTACACTATTTGACAGACGTctggtatgtactgtatgttttctgTTATTGCTGAGCATCTATAAGGAGCAAGCCTGATCAGTGACACTTTGGGTACAtgagactgatgtgtgtgtatgtgtgtgtggaagaataAGAGGCACATTTCACACCCCCAGTCTAAAAGGGTCAGGAGTGCTAACCAGAgcaagagctgtgagagagcagTCACACAACTACATGCAACCACAAGCAGTGACGAAACCACCGGGGTGGCAAGGGGTGGCAGCTGCCACCCTAAAAAAATAGCTTGCCACCCCACTTGCCACCAAGTTTGTCAGAAATGTCTCCTATAATATACTATACATTTATTGAATGGtattacagtgccctccacaattattggcacccctagtgaatatgagcaaaacaggctataaaaaaatatgtctttgctgtttatcctcttggtctttcactcaaaatattcacaaaaatcttaccttttcattgaagtaaaactattgaaagaaaaaaaaactgttgaccttaaataaatatttttccccaaaacatgtgtgccacaattattggcaccccttaatttaatgttttatgcagcctccctttgccaagataacagctctgagtcttctcctataatgcgtgatgaggttggtgaacacatggcacgggatctgagaccattccttcatgaagtatctctccagatccttcagattctgaggtcaacgtttgtagactcggcttcagctcattccacagattttctatggggtttaggtcgggggactgtgatggccatggcaaaacctttattctgcggtcggtgaaccattttcgtgttgattttgaggtgtgcttcggatcattgacctgctggaaggtccaaccacggcccattataagcttactggagggggctgttaggttttcatttaatttctgctggtatttgatggagtccatgataccatgtatcctaataagatgtccagggcctttggaagaaaaacagccccacaacatcaaagatccgccaccatacttcacattgggtatgggggtcttttctgtatggctatctttctgtctacgctaAACCCACctctgatgtttgttgccaaaaagctttattttggtctcatctgaccatataactcggccccattgaaagtctgacttacatttggcaaactgtaggcgctttagtttgtagttgattgacagcagaggcttttttctggcaaccctccaaaacaacttgtggtgatgtaggtggtgtctgatggtagttttgaagactttctgaccccaagactcaactcacctctacaattctccagctgtgatccttggagattctttttccagtcgtaccatcctcctcacggtgcgtggggtcaatgtacacacacgtcctcttccaggctgattcttaacatctcctgtcgctttaaacttcttaattatttccatgatagtggaaatgggtattttcaactctttagagattttcttgtgtccatttcttgatttgtgcagctccacaactttcagTCGCACAtcttcactgtgttcttgggtctttcccatagtgatgaatgactaatggaatttggcctgtgtcacctcatatttgtacgtcagtggaacaggaagtcatggttgacctcttaagagttccttatcaaacaggtgaacttaaaaatgtaaaacatgactggaaatatacttcagttagatttgaattataagatttttctaggggtgccaataattgtggcacacatgttttggggaaaaatatttatttaaggtcaacagtttttttttctttcaataattttacttcatgaaaaagtaagatttttgtgaatattttgagtgaaagaccaagaggataaacagcaaagacatatttttttatagcctgttttgctcatattcactaggggtgccaataattgtggagggcactgtatatttTTGCTACTTAAGCTGTTGATCTCTTTGGTAGCTTGTTCTAAAATCTTTAAGTTCCCCCTCCCCTGTAAAATGGTGGAGTCCATGAGTCCGCTTTGCTGTCTTGTCACCGTGGTTGCCcatctcagttttttttctccataccAGTGAAGAAAGAAACGGTTTGAAAGCATTTGATAAGCCAAAAACAAACTGGAGACAAGCCTACTGTAGACTTGCAGTGATGAAAAAAAGTGAATCGTGAATCAAGAAAATGTGATGGGTGGTCATATGTGATAGACAGTTCCGTTGTAATTTCAATCGTTTATTTAATTGCTAGTGTAACGGACTCTAACCAGCCCGCtacaataattataaataaatgtctCTTTGTGGTCAAAAGAACATACAGCGGAGTCGTGGACGCTCTCTGTCATCAGTTTTATTACACCTGCAACACAGCAGTAATgggcgatcacacacacaagggtaacACAATGCTGGTATCCCTTTAACCCCTCTCTCCAGCAGGGCGttttttgacaatttccgcctatttttctctgttctctctctttcatttaaaacttgaatatctcTGGTTCTacacattgcataataaccattcatggcttaaattaaagaagacacttgggCCATCAACTGCAACTCGTTAAAGtgtttattatgtcattttagtttacatttcagagcagcaaaagtACGGATTTGTCAGGAAAAAACATAacaacctatttttttttttggtttcttcagtatagaactgggttttgaatgtcagAGGAAACCAAAACCTTTATTTCCTGattcaacaacatcttgacagtgtgtgtaaaaaaattgaagcagatagacaaaagtttacaagtgctacacatcagtttccatatggtgtCTTTTTAGAGGTCTCCAAGTGTCTCCTAACCTCTCCAAaatcaccaaatacaaaagTCACTGTATATCCAGCATTCAAacttttttcttgccttctgtactacagcaaaccaaTTTGAATTAATTTCAATGTAGTAatttgcattgtattgtattttcttgtgaGAATATACATGATGGTGTATAGGCTAcccaaaatatacccaaaacCTATCCAAATCCATTTAGAAGTACATTATCAcattatcatgaatgtttttgtggttttgtacttATTTGAAGTGAAGCCTGTCCTGATGTTTGTTCCAGTGGTCTCAGtctttcataaaataaaataaaaataaaaaaaatgtcaacaccAGAGCCCCGTTAGCCAGAACAATTACAAATGCCACACATGTAATGTGCTGTTACCACCTCCTACAACGTGGATGAGGGGTTGGATTTTAGGAGGCAAAGAGAAAatgaaccacacacaaaaaatgactatttacaaatatgtatatataaaaaaatacataaaatttttttttttttaaatcagacaCGCTTGTGCCAAAATCTGAAGCAACACCGCCCTGGGATAATGCACAGGGGCACGTTACAAGCCTCACATAGCCATATAGTGGATGACTTGCAGATTCGgcacttcctcctccccttggtGGCTTTCAGGTGTGGATCATTGGAGAGTCCGCAGGCTTCCAATGGGACGTGGTCCGTGGATGCCTCGTTGGATGCCTCATTGGATGCCAGCTCCTTCCCAACTTTACCCAGCTGCTCACACAGTGCAATCCTGAATTTCTTCTGGGTGAGGGGTTTCTGGTTCTTCATCTCTGCCATCTCCTTGTGGATGAGGAAACTGTTCACCACCGCATTATCTACAAAGTGTAGAAAAGAACTTCAGGTACCAGCGGCTTGTTTTCCTGGTAACAGAGAAATATTTGATGAGAGCATCAGAGAGGTCCACCCCCCATGCTCTTGTTGTACTGCTTGACTGCATCAGGCACAGGAAACTCCCTCCTGGACCAGGTACCATCGGGGTTGCAGACACGGCGCTGCACACTCTGCCCACTGTTCGCTTTGTGTATCGTGGAACACATGGTAACGTCACGTGTGTCCTTCCACTTTACATAAAGCAAGGAGCCCTCGCGTATCCAGCGCATGTCCCCTCTGGCAGCCTTCTTGCCCAGCGCATTGTCTGTTGTCCGTGGAAACCCCACACGGTTCTCCCGGATGGTCCCACAGGCCCCAAAGCGCACCTGGTGTAGATGGCTGAAAAGCTTAGTGCTGGTGTAGAAGTTGTCTACATAAACATGGAACCCCGTGCCAAGATAGGGCACCTTGAGCAGGTTTGACAACTGCGTCAAAAGTTAGTCCATTGCCACTCGGAGACGGCGCCTTTCCCTCGTAAATGGTGAAGTCACACGTGTAACCACTCTGGCTGTCGGCCAGGACAAACAGCTTGTAGCCCCACTTGGTGGCTTGTCCTTCATGTACTGTTTCATCCCGTTCCTTGCCTTTGGTGGCTACCATGCGCTCATCCACTGACAGGTTCTTGTGTGGGTGGtagtgtgtcctgcaggccgTGAGGATGTCATCATGAAGAGGCTTCAGGCGGAAAAGGCCATCATACCCAGGCTGACCACGGAGCTGGTCATTTACCACATCAGCAGCTGGGTCACTCATGTGTAAATTTGCTGTGATGGCCTCATACCTGTAGCCTTTCATGACACTGCGAGGATAGGGAAACTTGAAAaagttttctttcttccacaaGTCCCTTGCAGCGGTCACCTTGACCAGGCCGAGATACAGCACAATGCTCAAATAGTTGCACATCTCAGATGGCTTCACCTCTTTCCACCGCATCTTTGCACCCTCCGCAATCTTCCGGGCagcatatttatttgtgttgataCACAGCGTTGTAATGGCATTGTTTGTGAAAAACAGGTCAAAGATTTCCTTGGGGCTGTATGATTTCTGGGAATCAAGCTGCGGTCCAGGCATCCTCTTAGGGCAGAACAGAAACTGTGGGGGGCACATGTCCTCTTCAGCACCATCATGCCATCTGTCCACCGGTGAAGGAGGCAGCAGTGGTATGGGTGCTGTTGCTGTCTTGGAGGATGACTTCACTCTCCTTTTGGCCCTCGTCTGCCCTGCAGAAATCTGTGAAGGGCACACGTTCTCCTCAGAACCACCAGCATGCCCTCTATCCCCCAGTGGGGCAGGTCTCCTCCTCTTTGAAGGAAGCAGCCATGGTGTGGATGCTGTTGCTGCCTTTGAGGATGACCTCACTCTCCTTTTGGCCTTCATCTGCCTTCGAGCTGGAGGAGGCCTTGACGGTCCAGGCAGGTCAGAAGAGCTGAGGGGTGttggatgaggggagaggacaggtgtgtctcgtgcagggacatctctgaaaaaaaataatcaattggcaaatgttatACAAACAACCCAGCGAAAATAAAACTATAGATTACTGAGTAAGCACAACTGAACATCTCCAAAACAACtttgtaaaataacaaaacacaatatgcaactaaaataagatatatgcaACATGGGGTTGGTTTATTCCTTCCTGCTATGGGGTGGGGTTAGGTGATAATTGCTCAGTTGTctgtgagacaaaagagagtaTATATCTAGATGTCTGGGTCACAGAGTCTGATAATACATACTAATGAGGATACTCTATGGTTGGTGGGATGAGAACAGGTGACAAAGGGTGAAGAGGGGGTCGTTGATAGCAGGAAGGGAGCTGGTTTATAGAGTTCTAGATGCTAATTGCTCATTTATctgtgagacaaaagagagtaTATATCTAGATGTCTGGGTCACAGAGTCTGATAGTACATACTAATGAGGATAATCTAAGGTTGATGGGATGAGATCATGGGACAAAGGGTAAAGAGGGGGGTTTTGATAGCAGGAATGCGGCTGGTTTATCGAGGTGCGAATGGGTCAGGTGCGTGTCCGTAAATCAAAGATTATAGACAAGAGTATATTCTGTTCAATCAgtcatatgagcatttcttacTATGTAAACAACAATATTAGTTCTATTATATTACTGCTATTACAACACTATTACTatgtaaacagcaaacaaataagaCCAGGAAAACGTCAATATAAAATAAGCAATGCGTGATGAAGGCTGCATCCACCCACATAACCTAAGTAGCTCAGCCAGCTTGCTAGCATTCGTGCTTTTTATGAGCATTTCTTACTATGTAAACAACAATATTAGTTCTATTATATTACTACTATTACAACACTATTACTatgtaaacagcaaacaaataagacgctcaacataacataacaacagccAGCTTGCTAGCATTCATGCTTTTTAGTCAGATAATACTTGGTAATAATATCGTGGAAACATACCAAAATGCATGCTCATAGTAGTAAATGCAGATATGTACTTACATGTCAAGGACACGGTCAATGCGTTCTTCCCAATCCAACTCATCGAAGGAATCAATACTTGCTCCATCGGAATTATCATCTGCCCAGCTTCCAACATCGTCTTCTTCACTGTCTTCAAACATGAACTCCAAAGCTTGTTCGGTGgtatatttcttcatttttgaaTGAAGGAATAGACAATAATATAgacaataatataaaatataaaataatataaactatAAGACTATAGGACTATAATATAAACTATTATCTAAACTCGCATGAAACTCGTAGTTCGTATTTCGTATCTCGGTGTCGCGTCAAATTCGTCAGCAGGCTGTCAGAGTGAAGAGAGCAATGAGCTGCGTCATTACGCGCGGGTCATAAATCTTGTTCACTCGGTTACGCATTATCCAATCAGACCTTTACATTACTCAACGACAGGCAAAGGAGGTACCATTTTAAACCtgagaatgagtactattggataAAGTAAGTGTCAATCAGTTTCTAGTAACTTGATAGGAGGAATAGCCATTTTCGTAAAACCAGCAGCGATACCAAAGTTAGGTAGAAGTTTGTagtacaaatgaaaatgaacgaAGCACAAGGAATTAAATGTACTTTGGCGAATTGTAACAACACAGTTTCGTAGACAACATATATGGCTTTTATTATTAAGGTTTGTTTcagaaaaaatacatttatcTTGGCCGCGATTAGTTAAGGGGAATTCGAACACGTGTTAAaaacgtggggggggggggtccgcgAGGCGTCCACGCACTTTTGTGAACAGTCAGGTTAACAGACTTCCAAGCAAGGGGCTAACAAATGAAATGTGCGTAGGCTACCATAGGCTAACCACCGTTCCATACATTACAGCCTACCGTCTAAAACACTAGTAGTAAAACGCGATCGTATAGTGTATTCAATATTAGTGATAAAAATGcaaccatagacataaacaTAGTACATGACAGATAAGTGACAGTTTTAAGTATAAATATTCACAACACAGTCAGGCTCAACATACCTGCAACACAGCAGTAATGGGCGATCACAAACACGAGGGTAACACAATGCTGGAATCTACAACAATGAATTAGCCAGTTAGCACCCACTtaatggctagacaatatttacaACTTGCACGTATTTAACGCcgctaatttgcatatttaaCCCAATGCAAATAGCGGAAATGATAAACGACAATCTtatatcacaaaaaaaacacacatcatggaAAACTTTGAAAAATACACAATACTACTTAATTTTCTTAACGGAGGATTAAAGACACCCAGCTTACCCCTTTAACAGACTTCCAAGCAAGGGAAAGTCTTGAGGTGTGTCACACCAATTATCGCCCCATTAACAACAACACTGAACCCAGTAGTGGAACCAACAaaaattatatacatatatacagagatTTGGGGAAGTTCATAAAAGGCACGAAACttcattttttacattgttACATACTCCCCTCTGAACTTCACTAAAATATCACTACAAGCCAAATACTAAAAGACCTGTGTCAGTACCACTGAACAAAGTATACTTCACAGTATACTGCAACATATGTGTCACCCAACTCAAAGGGAAAGCGACCATAGAGGGCTGCGCAGACCCCCTATAGCGTACTTGCTACAGGTGTGCCTTATGCACTACCTATCTCATTTCAGAATGGCTACTGATACCTGacttggcttaaaaaaaaaatacaaaataatgatcactcactctcttgttagtgtgtcagtgtgtgtgcttctgaatATGTGCATGACATCAGTGCTCTAACTAAACTATGAACcaaactgtttgtgtgttgagcCTATTGCTGTGTCATGTTCTGAATCAGCCGATTCATTGGTTTAACTATTCTTCCCACCCGTGTTTTAACTACACTGACCCTACTACTGGGGGAACTGCTGACTGTGGAAAGCTGCATGGAGATCTGAGATCTCTTATTGGCACTATGACTGGCAGGCACATGGGGTTCTGATAGAGGATTGCTTAGCTCACCAGTCTCTCCTGTGTTCAACTGCCCCGCCAAGTCAGTGCCCTGTGTGTTAGAACTCTCAGGTAGCTCGTTGGAGGCAGAGGCCTCTGCCACCCAACTGGCAGTCCAGACTGACTTGTCAACTTCTGAGTCTGTGACATGTGAATCTTCAGAAGATAAGTCGTCCTGTTCATTCCTTGACATTCCTTCACATGACTCACTTAGAAATGATTCCTCAACCTCATTTTCTATCTCAATTGGCAGGAAGTTAGCCAAAAGAAGCAAGTTGCGATGAACAACGCGTTCCAGTCCATTGGAAGTGTTCCTGACACGGTAAGTATGGCACCTAGGGTCAGCAGAGACAACGACATATGGGGTCGACCCCCACCTATCTGCCAGTTTTCTGCGTCCACGCTCCCCTTTGTTCGCCAACAACACCCGGTCACCTTCCGCAATGACGTTCCCTTTCATCTTCCTGTTGTATAGTTCAGCTTGACGTTCTTGGCTAGTGAGAGCGTTGGATTGTGCAGCAGCCATAGCCTCCTTGAGATCTTGCCTCATCTTAACAACATACTGATCATAGTCTGCAATGTCACAGTCCCTTTCAGCACTCTGAAACATAACGTCAACAGGTACTCTTCCATACATTAAATAGAAGGGCGCATACCCTGTTGACTCATGTGCAGTGCAATTGTATGCAAACGTCAGAGTCTGTAACATCTGCGGCCATTTCTGTTTTGCTCTTGGAGGGAGGGTTCTGATCATGCTGCCTAAGGTTCTGTTGAACCGCTCAACGTTCCCATTTCCCATCGGATGGTATGCCGTGGTCCTAGACTACTCCAGCAACTTGCAATAACTCTCGGATCAGTTCACTTTCAAAATTGGCACCCTGGTCAGAGTGAATCCTTTCAGggaacccatacacacaaaagtaCTTATCCCAGAGCTGATGTGCAACTTGCTTTGCAGTTTGGTCGCGGCAGAGATAGGCATGGGCCATCTTAGTAAAATGATCAGTGGCCACTAACACATCGACACTTTTCCCATTAGAGTCTTCCGCAGACCAGAAGTCAATACAGACCAGTTCAAGTGGGCTTGTGGTTCTAATGCTTTCAAGCGGGGCTCTGGCTTCTGGTTCAGGAGTCTTGCTGACCACACATCGCTTGCAGGTTTTCACATACTCTCTGACATCCTGTTCCATATCCGCCCAAAAGAACCTCTGCCTCGCCAAATACAATGTTCTGTACTGTCCTTGATGGATCATCATGAATACCTTGCAGCGCTTGCTTGACTAACGAGGCTGCAACCACATACTGGAATCTTTTCTTTGCGGTTCTTTGCTCACTCTATAGAGGAGTCCATCCAGCATCTTGAGCTTGTCCCATTGCTTGAGCATTTTCAAGACTTTGCCTGTTTCATGAACCCTTTCCCTTCTTGACGGTCGCCTACCACGGGTCACATAAAACAGGACCCTGGACAGCGCACTGTCTTGTTGCTGTTTGTCTTGGAGCTCCTTGATGGAGAACACAGGTAAGGGGCTCTGACCAGCAGTCAACTGCTGAACATCATGGGCAAGCCAAGAGACGGCTCTTCCTTTCGGTCCCATCACCCACTCAACATGACCTTCCAGCACGGCTCTCACCTCATCATTGTCGAGTGAGTAGTGCTCCagtgtagtgatgtgtgtgcgGCGTCCGATGCCCTGTTGATGGGTACTCAGTCTGAAGACCTCCTGTATGGTGTTCTCTTTTATCTGCTGTGCTTCTTCAAGCAGGGTTCCGTATGACTCAGACACCAGCCTTTTACTAACGTGACTCTGAACAAAGGGCTGCCTGCTGAGAGCGTCTGCCACAATGTTCTTTCTGCCAGGAATGTACTTGATACTGAAGTTGTATGGGGCTAACTTCGCCACCCACCTTTGCTCACATGCATCCAACTTCGGTTTGGTCAGTATGTATGTTAATGGATTGTTATCCGTCCAGACAGTAAACTCGTGGCCTTTGAGCCAATGACTGAATTTCTCCCAGACTGCCCACTTGAGGGCCAGAAACTCCAGCCGATGTGCCAGGGTACCTAGTCTGGGCATGGGTGAGAGACTTACTTGCGAAGGCGATGGGACGGGCCTTGCTTTCCCCCTCTGGCACCTGAGAGATGACTGCACCAAGCCCGTCGAGAGACGCATCAGTAGACAGAACGAAGGGCCGGCTGAAATCAGGATGAGCTAAGACAACTGACTCGAGCAGGGCGGATTTCAGTAGTTCAAACGACTTCTGATGTTCACTCGTCCAGTCACAAGGCTTGAGTTTCTTAAAGGCAGCACTACCCCTCGCCTGACCCTTATTCTTCTTTGGTGTTGCAGTCAATGCAAAGAGAGGTTTAGCAATACCAGAGCAGTTCTGAATGAAGCGCTGATATCACCATCCCCAAGAAAGACTTTATCTTCTTTGGAGAAGGCGTGGCACCGTCATCCCCCATCAACGCCTTTTCGGTCATGGCAGCAATTGCCTGCACCTTTTCAGGGTCAGTTGATACGCCACTTTTGTCAATGACATGGCCCAGGAACTTTACACTTCGCTGAAGGAAATGGCACTTTTTGGGCGCAAGCTTCAACTTGTGTGCACTCAGCCTGCTGAACACTGTCTCAAGCCGCCTCAGAGCCTCCTCTTCATCAGGTGCAAAGACCAAAACGTCATCTAAGTAGCACAGCAGTGTTAAAAAGTTCTGGTCGCCAAAGATGTTGGTCATAAGGCGCATAAAACTGGCTGGCGCATTACACAGACCCTGGGGCATGCGGTTGAACTCATGCAGACCCATGGGCGTGGTAAAGGCCGTCAGCTTCTTGTCTTCTTCGCACATGGGGATGTTATAATATCCTGATGTTaggtccatggtgctgaagaaTGCACTGCCCCCCATAGCAGCGAGACAGTCTGCCTGATGGGGTAACGGGTGGGCATCTTTGACGGTCCTGGAATTCAGCCAACgatagtccacacacactctcaaatcaCCGTTCTTCTTCCACACGAGTACCAGGGGTGACGCCCACTCACTGGAAGACTTCCGGATAATTTCCGTTTCCTCCATCTCAGACAGCACTTGTCTCAGCTTTTGGTAATGCCCTGGTGGAACACGCCGGTAAGGGAGTCTGAATGGACGGCGTCCGTGAGGTGGATTCGATGGACAAACCCAGGGGTTTCACCACAGTCTAACTTGCTTCTGGAAAATACCCCCTCATACTTCTGTATCAGGTCGACTAACTGTCCTTTCCAGTGATTTGACACGTCACATGaatcaatgtcaatgtcactCAATCCAAGTTTCTGCAGGGCGTCACTGAAGTGAGAGGCAGACGGGGGTGAGGGAAGACCACTGGTGTCAGCATCACGCACACTCTGGCTGTGCACCTGGAAATTCTTCGGAGAGGTATGAGTCACATTCACATCCAAGTCCTCCAAAGCAACACACGGAAAAACATCAGCCACTTTGGCATTTCGCCTCAATGTTACTTGCTTGTCACTTGAATTGATGATTTTAACAGGCACCCAGCGGTCTCCTGACATCGTAGCCACAGCTCTCCCCACCATGAGGTTCTTCTTGTGAGGCTGAGAACGTGGTGCATCAACGAGTACGGCACTCCCCTCAGAGACAGGTGCGTTCACTGGCAGCCTACCCCACACAAGATGTTCATGATGTGGCAGCAACGTCACAGCTTGGGTCAACTTGACTGTGCCTATGATGTCAGGAATCACGTTCCCCTTCCACCTGTTAACTCCAGACAACAtgttcagaaaatgttcaacaGCTGGGTCATCTGTGGATTCAGGCTTGTTCATAACACGTCAGTAACTCGGGGTTTGTTTGAGTTGGTGAATCAGATGTTTTATCACATTTGAGCCCAGAATCATCTGATCGTGTTGACCTGGAACAACCAGTGTAGGtacactcacttcctgtccataGACATTCATCTCTAACTGATAAACACATTTAGGTTTAACTTGCACTCCGCCACAACCTACTAATACAAGGTCAGTGTTCAAATGGCAAATCTCTGGACATAGGCCAGCACGTTTCCGTTCGGCCTCTTCGCTCATTGTACAGGCCATGGACCCACTGTCTATCAATGCATGCAATGAGACTTGATTTCTCACAACGACATCAGTATAAAAGAGAGAATCAGATTTCGCTAACTTATGTACATTCTGACATACAATCACGCTACCACTAGGGGCAGACTTACAACTTTCTTCATAAACGGAAAGCATGTCATCTTCAGAGCTGAGGGACTGACTAAATGCACCCACATTGTCCCCTCCAACATGTGGGTAGTTCAGTTTCCCTGGGCGGGTGCTGTGTGGTTGAGC is drawn from Clupea harengus unplaced genomic scaffold, Ch_v2.0.2, whole genome shotgun sequence and contains these coding sequences:
- the LOC122131381 gene encoding piggyBac transposable element-derived protein 4-like gives rise to the protein MKKYTTEQALEFMFEDSEEDDVGSWADDNSDGASIDSFDELDWEERIDRVLDISSDLPGPSRPPPARRQMKAKRRVRSSSKAATASTPWLLPSKRRRPAPLGDRGHAGGSEENVCPSQISAGQTRAKRRVKSSSKTATAPIPLLPPSPVDRWHDGAEEDMCPPQFLFCPKRMPGPQLDSQKSYSPKEIFDLFFTNNAITTLCINTNKYAARKIAEGAKMRWKEVKPSEMCNYLSIVLYLGLVKVTAARDLWKKENFFKFPYPRSVMKGYRYEAITANLHMSDPAADVVNDQLRGQPGYDGLFRLKPLHDDILTACRTHYHPHKNLSVDERMVATKGKERDETVHEGQATKWGYKLFVLADSQSGYTCDFTIYEGKAPSPSGNGLTFDAVVKPAQDNFYTSTKLFSHLHQVRFGACGTIRENRVGFPRTTDNALGKKAARGDMRWIREGSLLYVKWKDTRDVTMCSTIHKANSGQSVQRRVCNPDDNAVVNSFLIHKEMAEMKNQKPLTQKKFRIALCEQLGKVGKELASNEASNEASTDHVPLEACGLSNDPHLKATKGRRKCRICKSSTIWL